The following proteins come from a genomic window of Malus domestica chromosome 02, GDT2T_hap1:
- the LOC103453713 gene encoding F-box protein SKIP2, whose protein sequence is MGQSYSFPESPAEHSPREISTSRRFGFKSVAIGSSLNDEDSEFHGEVTQGRDYTSDLPDELLASIFHFLGAGDRKRSSLVCHRWLRVDGQSRHRLSLNAQAGLLTFLPALFARFDSVTKLALRCDRKSISLDDDTLVLISIRCRNLTRLKLRGCREITDLGVTAFAQNCKGLKKLSCGSCMFGAKAMNAVLEHCPALEELSVKRLRGVHDGSEPIGDKIASSSLKSITLREILNGQCFGPLIVGSKNLKTLKLIRCLGDWDTVLEKLENGNQSLIEVHLERLQVTDLGLSAISKCSNLEVLHIVKAPECSNFGLICVAENCKMLRKLHIDGWRTNRIGDEGLIAIAKECPNILELVLIGVNPTSLSLTAIASNCQKLERLALCGSGSIGDAEFACIAAKCVALKKLCIKGCPISDVGLEMLAWGCPSLAKIKVKKCRGVSGEVAEWLRERRGSLIVNWDAGDIGSMDASGYAGGAVQSDVEFPVDHGAVAIASASSNAPASSNTPMALFRTKFGFFSGRSFVPCTFRRWSVSQSSSSANL, encoded by the coding sequence ATGGGACAGTCCTATTCGTTTCCTGAGTCTCCAGCGGAGCACAGTCCAAGAGAAATATCAACGAGCCGCCGTTTCGGCTTCAAATCGGTGGCGATTGGTTCATCCTTGAACGACGAAGACTCCGAGTTTCACGGGGAAGTCACCCAGGGCCGTGACTACACCTCCGATCTTCCCGACGAGTTGTTGGCGAGTATTTTTCACTTCCTCGGTGCCGGAGACCGGAAACGAAGCTCGCTCGTCTGCCACCGGTGGCTGAGAGTCGACGGCCAGAGCCGGCACCGCCTCTCTCTCAACGCCCAGGCCGGGCTCCTCACTTTCCTGCCTGCTCTCTTCGCCCGCTTCGACTCGGTCACGAAGCTCGCTCTTCGATGCGATCGCAAATCGATCAGCCTGGACGACGACACTTTGGTCCTGATCTCGATTCGCTGCAGAAACCTTACGCGCCTCAAGCTCCGCGGCTGCCGGGAAATCACGGACCTCGGAGTGACCGCGTTCGCGCAGAACTGTAAGGGCCTGAAGAAGCTTTCCTGCGGCTCCTGCATGTTCGGCGCCAAAGCCATGAACGCCGTCTTGGAGCACTGCCCGGCGCTCGAGGAGCTCTCCGTGAAGCGGCTCCGCGGTGTCCACGACGGCTCGGAGCCGATCGGCGACAAAATTGCGTCGTCGTCGCTGAAATCGATAACCTTGAGGGAGATACTGAACGGACAGTGCTTCGGGCCGCTTATCGTCGGCTCCAAGAATCTCAAGACCCTGAAGCTAATCCGCTGTTTGGGGGATTGGGATACGGTTCTGGAAAAGCTTGAAAATGGAAACCAGAGTTTGATTGAAGTTCATCTGGAGAGGTTGCAGGTGACCGATTTGGGGCTTTCGGCAATTTCGAAATGCTCGAATTTGGAGGTTTTGCACATTGTTAAGGCTCCTGAGTGTTCAAATTTCGGGCTTATCTGTGTTGCCGAAAACTGCAAGATGCTGAGGAAGCTTCACATTGATGGATGGAGGACGAATAGGATTGGGGACGAAGGTTTGATTGCCATAGCCAAAGAGTGCCCAAACATACTGGAGCTTGTTCTGATTGGTGTGAATCCTACCTCTTTGAGCCTAACTGCAATTGCCTCCAATTGCCAAAAATTGGAGAGGTTGGCGCTCTGCGGTAGTGGATCAATTGGAGATGCAGAGTTCGCTTGCATTGCTGCGAAATGCGTGGCGTTGAAGAAACTGTGTATTAAGGGGTGCCCAATTTCCGATGTCGGGCTCGAAATGCTTGCTTGGGGTTGTCCCAGTTTGGCCAAGATTAAGGTCAAGAAGTGCAGAGGAGTGAGTGGCGAGGTGGCGGAGTGGTTGAGGGAACGAAGGGGATCATTGATTGTGAATTGGGATGCTGGTGATATTGGATCAATGGATGCTAGTGGCTATGCAGGTGGAGCTGTACAAAGCGATGTGGAGTTTCCGGTTGATCACGGAGCTGTTGCCATTGCTTCAGCAAGTAGCAATGCTCCAGCAAGTAGCAATACTCCAATGGCATTATTTAGAACaaagtttggttttttttcaggTAGGAGTTTTGTTCCATGCACATTCAGAAGGTGGTCAGTTAGTCAGAGTAGTTCCAGTGCAAACTTGTAG